The following is a genomic window from Malus sylvestris chromosome 12, drMalSylv7.2, whole genome shotgun sequence.
ATTTTTCTCCGACGGCTGAGCTTCTGAGGGCTCGGCGGATTCGAATTTCCAGAAGAGCAGAGTGTTTCTTCAGTTTTTGAGtctgagtgttttttttttgtttgaaaaaaaattggtgggTTTGGACTGGTTCAGTGAGGAGAGAGATTAGGGTTTTGAGATTGGGAATTCAGTGTTGAATCGGAGCTGCTGGGGATATGGGTTTTGTAGGTGGGTTTAATGGCGTGCCAGGGCAATTGAACCCCCTTTGAATTTACtgaattaagaaaaataaaagaaatggatttgaactttgaagtcCAGGTTTTGTTGTTGGGAAAATTTGATTTTGTGAAGATTTTCTAGAGCAAACGTGGCAAGAAAGAAGCTTTCTTTTTCGGCTTTCCGGTTTCGAATTCATGCCTTCTTTATAAGGTAAGAAATTTATGAAATGCACTTCATTTATGAGATTGATTGTTtctgttttgttgttgtttgtacgGTTTGATTGAATTCTGTGAGTTGTATGCCTAATTTGGGTGGTTAATGTGGTTTGCAGCATTTACTGAGAGCAGGAAGAGAAGGGTTTTATTTTGCAAATTTTGCTTATTTTAGTTGAAGAAATTGATATGATTACGTTTATGGATTCAAAAGAGAAACTCAAGGAGGGGGATAGGTGCTTAGATCCTCAGCTATGGCATGCCTGCGCTGGCGGCATGGTTCAAATGCCTCCGGTGAATGCCAAGGTCTTCTACTTCCCTCAGGGCCATGCTGAGCATGCCTGTGGACCTGTTGATTTCAGGAACTGCCCAAGAGTTCCTGCTCATATACTTTGCCGGGTCGCCGCCATTAAGTTCATGGCTGATCCTGAGACTGATGAGGTTTATGCAAAAATTAGGATGGTTCCTTTGAATGGGGCCGAGGCAGGTTACGAGGATGATGGAATTGGAGGGCTTAATGGGACTGAAACGCCGGATAAACCTGCCTCTTTTGCAAAGACGTTGACACAATCCGATGCAAACAATGGCGGTGGGTTCTCTGTTCCGAGATATTGTGCAGAAACCATCTTTCCGCGATTGGATTACTCTGCCGATCCCCCTGTTCAGACAATCCTTGCTAAGGATGTCCATGGGGAAACATGGAAGTTCAGGCACATTTACAGAGGGACCCCTAGGCGGCATCTATTGACCACAGGGTGGAGTACCTTTGTGAACCACAAGAAGCTTGTTTCTGGGGACTCAATTGTGTTTTTGAGGGCAGAGAATGGTGATCTCTGTGTTGGaattcgtcgcgcaaagagGGGAATTGGAGGTGGATCAGAGTCATCTTCAGGGTGGAATCCAATGGGTGGGAATTGTACTGTGCCATATGGTGGATTCTCGGCGTTTTTGAGGGAGGATGAGaacaaactaatgaaaaatggcCATGGTAATGGCTCTAATTCGAATGGAAGTCTAATGGGTAAGGGGAAAGTCGGGCCTGAATCGGTTTTTGAAGCTGCAACACTTGCTGCAAACGGACAGCCCTTTGAGGTTGTTTACTACCCTCGAGCAAGTACCCCAGAATTCTGTGTGAAGGCTTCGTTGGTGAAAGCAGCATTGCAGATCCGGTGGTGTCCTGGAATGAGATTCAAGATGGCCTTTGAAACTGAGGATTCTTCCCGGATAAGTTGGTTCATGGGAACTATATCCTCTGTTCAGGTTGCTGAGCCTTTGCGCTGGCCCGAGTCACCGTGGAGGCTTCTCCAGGtacttctctctttctctcatctACTCTGTAATTATGGTTCTCCGATATCGTTtagtaatttttaatttacttttcaagtGAGGACGGTATTTTTCATTGACAGTTTTCCAATCAGAATTAAGAAAATCAATCTGCATACTCTACCATAAACCATTTGTTATTTGATCCATTTGCCTTTCTTTTAACTCCTTCCAGTTCACTTCCCCTTATTTTCCTCTGGTTTTATCTGCTTTTCTATGAGCTTATTAGTTTTTAGGCTCCTGTAAACTTCCGTAGCGATTTCTATGGGGTTCCAGCTTCAGTTTTCATTTTCCTATTCCATACCAAATTAGCTAATTTTGATGTATGCTCTTTTCTGACCAATTACGTCTGGGAAGAGTCATGGTTTTTGGCAACAAAACATTCGGGAAGTCCACTTCCGTAGTATGGTTGGTACCGTTGGGTTTTTATTAACACGAACACAGTAGGAGTGTTTTGCTCTGCTTTAATTCCCTTTGGTTTTCTGAACTCTTATGTTTCAGGTTACCTGGGATGAACCCGATTTACTTCAAAATGTGAAACGCGTTAGCCCATGGTTGGTAGAATTGGTATCCAACATGCCCGCGATCCATCTGACACCCTTCTCACCCCcaagaaagaagatgaggctACCACAACACCCAGATTTCCCTTTCGAAGGCCAACTTCCAATGCCGACGTTTTCCGGCAACCTCCTTGGACCCAGCAGCCCCTTTGGTTGTCTGCCCGACAAAACTCCTGCTGGCATGCAGGGAGCCAGGCATGCTCATTACGGTCTATCCTTATCAGATATGCACCTCAATAAACTGCACACAGGTCTATTTCCGGCTGGTTTCCCGCCACTTGATCATGCTGCTGCACCCACTAAATTCTCCAATAACACTATGATTCAAACGCCTACCATGAGCGAGAATCTTTCTTGCTTATTGACTATGTCACATTCTACCCAGACGTCAAAGAAACCCGATGATGTAAAGCCACCGCAGCTCATACTCTTTGGTCAGCCAATACTTACCGAGCAGCAGATCTCTCTGAGCAGCTCTGGCGATACAGTCTCACCAGTTCTTACTGGAAATAGTTCGTCAGATGGGAATGCAGATAAAATGGCAAATCATTCTGACAATTCTGGATCTGCACTTCAACAAAGCATACAAGAGCGCTCATCTTGTGAGGGTTTCCAATGGTATAAGGATAATCGACatgaaaccgaaccaaatctGGAAACTGGTCACTGTAAAGTCTTCATGGAATCAGAAGATGTAGGTCGTACTCTTGACCTTTCACTTCTTGGGTCCTATGATGAGTTGTACAGAAAACTGGCAGATATGTTTGGCATAGACAATTCGGAGACACTGAACCATGTGCTCTATCGAGATGGTACTGGTGCAGTTAAACACGTTGGAGATGAACCTTTCAGGTACGGATCAATTCCCATTGAACCGTGTAATGGCTCCAAATGACGGAGGTTTTTGCCCTTTTAATTATCAAATGAATCGTTTGTAAGGTAATATATTGATCAAATTATTGTTGAAGTTGCAGTGATTTCATGAAAACGGCAAGGAGATTGACGATTCTAATGGATTTAGGCAGCAACAATGTAGGAATGTAAAGAAAGAAGTAAGCCTCGATTCAATTGTACAGCTCCCCATGCTGACCCTTTACCCTTCGTGAAGTTGTCGGAGAAGCTACTCCGATTCAA
Proteins encoded in this region:
- the LOC126592424 gene encoding auxin response factor 18-like isoform X2, whose translation is MITFMDSKEKLKEGDRCLDPQLWHACAGGMVQMPPVNAKVFYFPQGHAEHACGPVDFRNCPRVPAHILCRVAAIKFMADPETDEVYAKIRMVPLNGAEAGYEDDGIGGLNGTETPDKPASFAKTLTQSDANNGGGFSVPRYCAETIFPRLDYSADPPVQTILAKDVHGETWKFRHIYRGTPRRHLLTTGWSTFVNHKKLVSGDSIVFLRAENGDLCVGIRRAKRGIGGGSESSSGWNPMGGNCTVPYGGFSAFLREDENKLMKNGHGNGSNSNGSLMGKGKVGPESVFEAATLAANGQPFEVVYYPRASTPEFCVKASLVKAALQIRWCPGMRFKMAFETEDSSRISWFMGTISSVQVAEPLRWPESPWRLLQVTWDEPDLLQNVKRVSPWLVELVSNMPAIHLTPFSPPRKKMRLPQHPDFPFEGQLPMPTFSGNLLGPSSPFGCLPDKTPAGMQGARHAHYGLSLSDMHLNKLHTGLFPAGFPPLDHAAAPTKFSNNTMIQTPTMSENLSCLLTMSHSTQTSKKPDDVKPPQLILFGQPILTEQQISLSSSGDTVSPVLTGNSSSDGNADKMANHSDNSGSALQQSIQERSSCEGFQWYKDNRHETEPNLETGHCKVFMESEDVGRTLDLSLLGSYDELYRKLADMFGIDNSETLNHVLYRDGTGAVKHVGDEPFSDFMKTARRLTILMDLGSNNVGM
- the LOC126592424 gene encoding auxin response factor 18-like isoform X1, with the protein product MITFMDSKEKLKEGDRCLDPQLWHACAGGMVQMPPVNAKVFYFPQGHAEHACGPVDFRNCPRVPAHILCRVAAIKFMADPETDEVYAKIRMVPLNGAEAGYEDDGIGGLNGTETPDKPASFAKTLTQSDANNGGGFSVPRYCAETIFPRLDYSADPPVQTILAKDVHGETWKFRHIYRGTPRRHLLTTGWSTFVNHKKLVSGDSIVFLRAENGDLCVGIRRAKRGIGGGSESSSGWNPMGGNCTVPYGGFSAFLREDENKLMKNGHGNGSNSNGSLMGKGKVGPESVFEAATLAANGQPFEVVYYPRASTPEFCVKASLVKAALQIRWCPGMRFKMAFETEDSSRISWFMGTISSVQVAEPLRWPESPWRLLQVTWDEPDLLQNVKRVSPWLVELVSNMPAIHLTPFSPPRKKMRLPQHPDFPFEGQLPMPTFSGNLLGPSSPFGCLPDKTPAGMQGARHAHYGLSLSDMHLNKLHTGLFPAGFPPLDHAAAPTKFSNNTMIQTPTMSENLSCLLTMSHSTQTSKKPDDVKPPQLILFGQPILTEQQISLSSSGDTVSPVLTGNSSSDGNADKMANHSDNSGSALQQSIQERSSCEGFQWYKDNRHETEPNLETGHCKVFMESEDVGRTLDLSLLGSYDELYRKLADMFGIDNSETLNHVLYRDGTGAVKHVGDEPFSCSDFMKTARRLTILMDLGSNNVGM